AAAGAAAGTCAATGATTAGTAAATAGAACTGGAGTatagaaaaagaaagaaaatgatCGATGagtagaagcaaggcatagaaaaagaagaaaagtgatggaaaagtaaaaTTGTTAGATtgtacaagtaaagttggaaatcatcggtgataaggcaagtacttctgaacctttcttcaagatatattataAATCTTTTCAAACtctctcataacatgttgctattaatcaaaataactcttggtttatattgcaagcgcttcgaactattcaaccttgaaccctgattcttattgatcttgagccataagccgtatttttcataaaccattgattgttgaattctcatataTGAGCCAAACATATACgttactactccacaaatacatatctacaaTATACTGATTTCTGATACTGAATTGgttgacataccaacccttattacttgtttaacagaagaccaatccttggaacccttgaacccttggtcttctactttttgattctttccttgattgaaagccaatctttttgaattcctttttataccttcatggtattgtgaatcaccctatgcttcaagataaatgttgtttatgtttcagcttattgaattacattggttatcatattgaattgttttagaattagatggttttataaatatggaccagattcatggtcggaccagattcatggtcgaaccagattcatggtcggaccagatttgtggtcataataggccaacgCGTGCCTttgatccagtatatagagcaaatctgggagccttactcggggttagtgcgtgactgatcaccagcctaaccttggtttttaaaatgaaaagtgaatattcAATTCTAATCAGTGCTcattcagaaacttgattcttctaaatcattttaattggtcattgtttaacctcaattgttgttattatgacttgttgagctagttagctcactcttgcaaacctttttatgtttttaatagttgaaaaggaaatttgttggtaacgaggattcttAGTCcggtgtgcgagctaggattccaggttaagttggatcgagctagcaggagctttatattgtagttgagttatgcaagattgtaataACAATGTCATTATCAAtggtaagttgaactagttgggatttggtgcgatgtaataaaagttaaggttgtggcttgttttcatactttaacctgttgtgatccgtggttgtgtaaagaagtgtcaatgcatataatattttatatacaggtttatatattgtgtgtatgttgtgagccccaaacttctaacctgggtttggagggcgttacaatgCTTCTGTTTGTGAGGACGCACCCTCAAGTGCAAGAATGGAAGTGGAAGACCCCCGGGATATTAATTTCGATCTGGATCCTAGGATCCCTATGCCTGCTGAGAAAATAGGACCAGCTGAGGACACGATATTTGTTCCAGTTGATAAGGATAATCCAAGCAAGATTATGAAAGTATGATCTCAGTTAAGTTATGAGATGAGAGATAGGCTCACCCATTTTTTGATAAATAATCTCGATGTATGtgcatggagtcattcagacaTGGTTGGAATTGACCCAAGAGTAATGTGTCATCGATTGAACATCTTCCCTACTGCACGGGCATGCGATAAAAGCATCGCCCAGTGAGCGGAGAGAGGGCAATAATATTAAAAGAAAAGGTAGATCGACTGTTAGAAGTTGAAATAATCAAGGAATCTTTCTACCCCGAATGGCTCGCAATTCCGGTGCTTGTGAAAAAACAAAATGGAAAGTGGAGGACGTGTGTAGACTTCACAGATCTTAACAAAGCTTTCTCGAAGGATAGTTTCCCGCTCCCACAGATTGATCAGTTGGTTGATACAACAGCGGGGCACGCCCTGTTGAGCTTCATGGATGCGTACTCCGGTTATAATCAAATTCTAATATACGGCCCCGATCAGGAGCATACTTGCTTCATCACTGATAGAGTATTATATTGCTATATAGGGATGTCATTCGGGTTGATCAATGCTGGCGCGACTTACCAGCGGTTGGTGAACATGATGTTTAAAAATCAGATCGGAAGAACAATGGAggtatatgttgatgacatgctgGTCAAATCAAAGGAAGAAAATGACCATGTCAAGCATGTAATGGAGATGTTTAATATCCTAAGGAGATTTCACATAAAGTTGAACCCGCAGAAGTGTGTATTCGGCGTTGAGTTGGGCAAATTTCTTGGATTCATTATCAATCATAGGGAATTGAAGCTAACCCTTCCAAGATCAAGGCCCTGCTGGATATGAAGTCTCCCACAAGTGTAAAGCAAGTGCAGAGCTTAATTGAAAGAATCGCTGCATTGAACTGATTTATATCTAGATTATTTGACAGATGCAAGGAATTCTTTAAGGCGTTTAAAGTGGAAGGGAAGTACTTCGTGTGGACACCAAAATGTGAGGAAGCTTTCAGGAAGATCAAGGAACAAGCGGGGAACCCTGCCATGTTGTCAAAACCATTGGATGAAGAGTCTCTAATTCTATACCTTGCAGTTTTGGAGTACTCAATTAGCGCGGTACTAGTGAGAGAAGAGGATGTGCAGCAATCACCAGCATATTATGTGAGTAAGCAGCTGCACAATGATGAGACTCGATATACCAGCATGAAAAAGTTGGTTTATGCCTTAATCTTTGCATCAAGGAAGCTGCGCCCGTATTTCAAGCTCATAGAATTGAAGTCCGTACAACATATCCTCTGCGGAAAGTCCTTCACAAACCAGAATCGTCGGGGAAGATGTTGAAATGGGTtgtggagttgggacagtttgactGGGAATACACGCCTCGCACAACAATCATAGGGAAAGCCCTACCTGATTTCTTACTAGAATTTGATTCTCAAATTGATGGTAAGGCTCTAGTTGTGTTGCATCCGTCTCATCCTGAAGGAGTTTTAGAAGAGTTTCAACATCCATGGTGGGTTTTGCATATGGATGGAGTAGTTAACAATGGAGAAGCAGGCGCGGGCATAGTGCTTGTATCTCCGGAAGGCCATCATTTGATGAGCGTGATTCAGTTTAAGTTCTATGCTACGAATAATGATGCAGAATATGAAGCACTGATTAATGGCCTAAAGATCGCTTTGGAAATGGGAGTGCGGAATCTAATTTCAAAGAATGATTCAGAGTTGGTGGTGAACCAAGTGAATGGGGGGTTTCAAGCTCGAGGACCGCGAACATAATTGTATTTGAGGTGCACGCAGTGCCTGATTGGAAGGTTCAAGGAGGTTAGATTGGAATATGTACCACATAAAAAGAACAGCAATGTGGATGCTCTGAAAAAATGGGATCCCAGCAGGAGGCCGTGTTGTTGGGATCTATACCCTTAGAAATCCAGGAGATCCCTAGTATCTCAGAAGTAGAGGTGATGCAAGTAgatgaggctcccaaggaaacatATATGACGCCTATTCTTGCCTATATTCACAAGAGAATCTCCCTTAGGATAAATTTAAGGCTCGACGACTCCGCTATCAGGCTGCGAGGTATGTGGTGTATGATGAAATTTTATATAAAAGAGGCTTCAATCAACCGCTGCTTAGATGTGTCGGCGAAGAAGAGGGAAATTACATATTGAGGGAAGTACATGAAGGAATTTGTGGTAATTACTCGGGGGGTAACTCATTGGCAATGAAGGTTCTACGCCAAGGTTATTATTGGCCTACGATGAAGGAGGATGCTATGAACTTCTTTAGAGCATGCAATCGCTGTCAACGCTTTGCAAATTACTCATCCATGCCAGCAACACTCTTGACATCTATGGTGAGTCCATGGCCATTTTCCATGTGGGAGATTGATCTTATTGAAGAAATATTGAAGGCTAAAGGAGATGTCAAGTATGTAGTGGTTGTGGTTGATTACTTTACTAAGTGGGCAGAGGCTATGTCGCTGGTAACTCACTGTGAAGAAAATCAAAGACTTTGTCTTCAACTCCATTGTGTGTAGGTTCAGGATACCTTATAATCTCGTCTCTGATAATGGAAAGAAGTTTCATAGCAAGGAGTTACGACAGCTGTGTGAGGATTTGAAGATTAAGAAGAAATTCTCGGTAGTCTATCATCCGCAGAGTAATGGACAAATAGAGGTTGTcgataaaataataaagcataccctcaaGACCAAGCTGGAGGAATGCAAAGAAAATTGGCCCAAAAAACTACCAAAAGTGTTGTGGTCTTACAACACTACTCCAAGATCTACTACGGGAGAATCTCCATTTATGCTCACTTACGGGTACGAGGCTATGGTTCTCGTGGAAGTTGGTTTAGGATTGCTTCATAGAGATCATTACGTGAAGGAAGATGTAGAAATTAACCAGAGACTTCACTTGGATCTTTTAGAAGAGACAAGGGAGAATTCCCAGTTAAGGCTCGTGACATATCAGCAGCGTACCGCAAGGTACTACAACAAGAAAGTAAAGAGACAGCTGCTGAGGGTAGGAGATCTGGTGCTCAAGAAGGTGATGCCAAACACAAAGAATCCCCAGCATGGAGTGTTTgaagctaattgggaaggaccatataaAATTAAAGTAATCTTGTGGAAGGGGAATTATCACCTTGAAGACTTGGAAGGGAAGTTGGTTCTGCGAGCATGAAATGTGGAGcatctccgaaagtattatcGGTAAGGCGCGGCTTTGGCCCCTTACATATTATGTTTACATTTTCAGTTGGTATAAGTAGGGTTGTGCCCGAATCAtagactagaagcaataaaattcctcctagactagggggtagtgcatgtactatctaccttagaactagttgaaagatcgtatttttaaataaattctcCACATAGCATAGTAGCCGTGGGACCGGTGCACTTCTAATACTGGAGCACATTATTAATAAAGACATTGAAAATTTTCTCAAAATTTGTCAATTGTTGATTGATAGATTTCATTATAAGATAGAGTATTCAAAACATATATGACGTGCCCTCATGCAAAGACGCGTCCTAGAAACAGAGTTATCATAACTTACATAAAAAGCATTATGACGCGCGTCATGCTTAGGACGCGCTCTCATATCCTTTATGATATTGATGATAGTTTACTATTATCCtcttaatattttaaactaagGATTATGTTGTAAGGAAAATTAAGGTAAACACGGATGCAAGTGAAATGAGGACACGTTCTCATTAGGAAAAATGTCCTAGAAGTGGACTCAAACGAAAGGAGACGCGTCTTGAGCTAAGGACGCGCCCATTACATGACTTAttgaataaaattatgaaaaaagaTAACCAAGAAAGCAAAATATGCATAAAAATAATTCAAGGTATAAAACCTTGGAAAGGCACCAGAAAATACAATCCATAAATAACAAGTCAAAAGATTACAAACTGCAAGGCTTAAAGGGACCTACACCCTTAAgttcaaatttttttattaataacaTAAGATGCGTCCTAAGCAGGGGGCGCGTCATGTAGTTTGTCTTTATCTTTTGGAGAAAAAGGTGGAGGCTCAGCTTGATGTGGAGAAGGCACAGAAGACGCGCCATCCTCTTCCAAGCCTAGGATGATGCTTTTGCTCTTAATGGAATCTGCAGCCCTGACTTTGAAATCATTCACCCATTTTTGGGTAtcttcatcaaatttgaaaaAAGTGTATTTTGGGTCATTTTCTATAAACCCAGAGCACCATTCCCCGAAGCCGACTGCAAACCCATTATGGTACACCAGCTTCTTCTCTTCCTTCCAACCATGAACCCTTTCATCGTTCAAAAGGTCCAAATCCAGCTGCATTTTGGAGTTTGCAGCAACCACCTCATCAATAGCCTTCTCCATGGCAGTGACATGTCCATTAAGATGCGCCTTCTCCAATTGCAATTCAAGAATTTCTGCATCCTTTGTCTAGGAATGGAGGGTAATGCTTTTCTCCAGAGTTTTGATTTTGTCTTCAGCTTTGCTTTTGGCAGTGTCAGTGGCAGCAAGACACGCCCTCAGTCTGGAAGCCATGTTAGCACTTTGTCTTGCATGCAAATGAAGCTCAGTTACTGCTCTTATCATAGCTTACTCAGTTTTTTCCTCCATTATGAAGGTCCACCCCGTCACCTCTTCTTCGGAGAAAGCTCCAGAAGTGGACGCGCCCAAATATCTGAGGACGAATGATTGATCATCCGGAACAGTCTTCTGGCGCTTCGAGGGTGTGTCCTCCTAGTCTGGGATATCCACCAGAGTTGTATCTATGATTTTCGGACGAGGGGAAGGGACCACGGCGACTAGAGGATCCTTGGCTTTTGGATTAGTTTTTGCAGCACGATTGGTCCTCCCGGTTTTGAGTTTTATGGAGGCACCAATAGCAAATCCCTTGGGTAAAGAAACCATATCTGTAAAATAATATAGTAAAAATTAGTCCTGGATCCTCCCCGATAAGAGGACGCGCCTTGCTGAAAATAAACTTGTAGCAAtatgaaaagtgacatacatgcATATTATGACTGTGTGTAAACATCAAGCATTATAAGTAGAGAAGATTGGACGCGTCCTGGGTGATGTGACGCGCCCTATGTGAACTATGGGAACATATACGTTTATCAGACAAAATAAGGGCTACGTGTATAAATGCATGACGCGTCCTATTTATATGATTAAAAGGGAAACATAGGAAGCAAATTTGCAACAATGAATGGCATTATGAAATTTTGCAGAAAATAAAGGCATAAATATAACAGCTTTATGTGAACATCAAAATTACGCAAATCTCGAAAGACGCGTCTTGATGCTATAACGCATCTAAAGTAAATATATGGATTATGAAAGTATGTATGAATGTCTGAAAGAATTGTGCATGTAAATGTATGTCGCGTCATAGCACCTATGATGAGTCCTATTGCTAAGTGGCATTTATGTTACTTAGAATGCTCTATTAAGGCTTGAAATGGTGTTTTGTACTAGAGTTATTTGtatatttgatgtgtttttgtagtgtttttgatGCTAAAAATGGTATTAGGAATGTGTCAAGAAGTTTGCTCATGAAAAAAGCCAACTCAAACCAGCAAGAAAATAAAAAGTAGAAGTTTTTCCAGAATgttggcgcgcccgcgctgtagttgcgcgcggccgcgccaggtttATAGAAAGACAGCGGGCCCGCTCagatgaagcgcgcggccgcgccaggttgggatggcagaattctgtttctacttggttttattatttattcagtataaagactatgtttattataccatgttttcatcggaacccacgttgatgatgagtccgactatgggctaatcgttatcgcgGGGTtatagcggatttacttatggatttctttagttaaattgtttcgatgccttagtttGTGGTGAatatatgatatcctagtattggttgtgcttattcgtcttatgaccgtcgcgaacttataagataacgtgttaatctctattgaagcgaaagtgaatttaggggtttagaacttgccatgttagcataggttcatgtatttgatatgcatgattcgtagttaattttaaccatcttacttgccctatgtaatcgtgatagataacttgtgcattaaaccattatgttctcaaattatatatacatatagggtctcaatataattggtgtctattcagcttttatctattttgtggatgtctagtagtagggtactcatacaatgaaagttggcgtttactagtttcgtgtcatctgattagtgtcatcaccattgcatgctaaggttaagaacaaaaaggctattgaatgaagtagtaatgaagttagaatcccatatttgtgtcatatagtaatcaAATCCTTTTTAATCTTTTAGTTAATATTCTTAacataatctcttagttaatcgtagttataacAATCTCAAAttgttaatcgtcttagcattaaataataaccatatcattgttgcataagtacattgattaaaattaacctaaaccagtctctgtgggaacgaactagaaataattctatattacttgcgatcgcgtatacttgcgtgaatattagtgctTGTTTTCAtcttaacaagtttttggcgccgcttccagggactcggtgttaatttttagtttatgtgtttatcattagtggtcgttaaagttcattgactcggacattgttacttacttatttccttgtcgtgtttcaggtactctagcgagcgtgtatgcatacgcgttctcggcCTCGTAAGAGAAtactggatcaagctgaggaagaagttgtagtagctaaggaagtttttgaagaagttcttgtcgaggaaaaagttgaagaagaacctcttattgcaatgggagaaccagaagcgaatacgaaggctttgatggattactctcaactgaagattaatgatattcagtctagcattatccgaccagccatctcggctaacacctttgagatcaagtcgagcacgattcagataatatagaactcagttcagtttgggggttctccgacagaataccccaacatgcacatcagagatttcatcgagatctgcgacactttcaagttcaatgtgaggatcttgctcaaaagttcctAACTAAATTTTTTCCTATGGCAAAGACTGTTGCAATCAGAAACGCACgtactcaatttgctcagcaatctggtgaatctttatgtgaggcttcagatcgctacaaagagatgcttagaaagtgtcctcatcatgggattcCTGACTGGATGAAGATCATTAATTACTTTTATAATGGactgggtgctacttctagacccatgcttgatgcagcatcaggaggagcttTGTGGGCTAAAATCTATGATGAAGCTTAagaattgattgaactgatggatgctaatgaataccggaatcctactcagagaccacctcagggcaaggtagcaggaattctagaagtggatgcagctactgctatagctgctcaacttaaggctttgacgatgaaggtcGATTTTTTGGCTAATTATGCAGTTAATCAGATCattagtgtctgtgagctttgtgctggtgccgATGAGACGAAGCAGTttgctatttctagtgaatcagctcagttcgtgagcaactttcagaggtcgcagcagctagttccagctacttatcatcccaacaaccgcaatcatcctaacttcagctggaacAATACTCTGAATACGGTCcagcagccttatcagcagtatgcagcaaaaTAATACAACcatcctggttttcagcaaccgtaatatgtaccaagacaacaacttcaactgcaacaatctaatgaaaaatctgaattggaggagttgaggctcatatgcaagagccaagcggtttctatgaagaccttggagaatcaaattgggcaaatttccaatgccttgctaaatcatcaacctggtacactccctagtgacactgaagtagcaggaaagagggaagctaacactacaagaaatttaCAATCAGACAATGGTTGACAGAAAACGGTTAAAAAAAACCGTCGTCCTAAAAAATCATACAACGGTGAATTGATTTTGCagaaaaaacagttgtgtgagctccagaacaaacaacggatatccatttttttaaattgttgtacaagttgtatcctctcatcgagtcagacaacagttttttaaatatagtgttgtTGTAGATCTTTAACACGATGATTACAAACCGTTGTAACTATGTTAACGTATAGGGATATAAGACAACGAttttgacattacattgtgtAATTGAGGCAACGGTTTTTTAGAAAGgttgtcctctaaaccatcaaacaacggaatgaaacagttgtctgaggaatttcaatgggtaccacgtattgaggtggtagcacgtgataggtggtaaatcattcacaaggattgATGAGGTGGCGAAATGAGAGCCCTTCATTGATATGAGATTTGATATCGGCCGTTAGATCGGAAAATAGCCGAATTcttatacaacggttttatgttaaaagaaaagtgttgtcttagttggtctcaaacaagcttttagatattacgttgtgtaattcacacaacagtttttagaagggttgtcttagaaaccttcatacaacggaataaaacagttgcctgaaatagttattttataacTTCAATGGGCACCACCTGATGAGGTAGCACCCCATTATAGGCTGTAAACATTTTACTCAGATTGCTGAAGTGTCTGAGTGACAGCCCTTGATTAAAATGAGATTAGATATTAGCCGTTAAATTGAAAAAGGCTGATATGTTTACACAAcagttttataataaaaaaaagcgttgtcttagtttatctttacacaatggtgtttcaagaaaaccattgtaaaagtattactatataaaatgagattcccaatttacaagattaatttttaaaatgattttttcgacgatccaaccgtacgtatgttaagatatatcaattttattcataagaaaaaattagtaaaaaatttgaaattcatcttgcatgtcaggattagaaaaatccagtaaaagtacccctcctaaaaacgagactcgttcccgatttacaagattaatttttaaaatgattttttcgacaatccaaccgtacgaatgttaagatatataaattttagtcataagaaaaaattactaaaaaatttgaaattcatcttgcatgtcatgattagaaaaatccagtaaaagtacccctcctaacaacgagactcgttcccgatttacaagattaatttttaaaatgattttttcgatgatccaatcatacggatgttaagatatatcaattttagtcataagaaaaaattattaaaaaatttgaaattcatcttgcatatcagaattagaaaaatccagtaaaagtacccctctcgacaacgagactcgttcccgatttacaagattaatttttaaaatgattttttcgatgatccaaccgtacggatgttaatatatatcaattttaatcataagaaaaaattattaaaaaatttgaaattcatcttgcacgtcaggattagaaaaatccagtaaaagtacccctctagacaaagagactcgttcccgatttacaagattaatttttaaaatgattttttcgataatccaaccgtatggatgttaatatatatcaattttattcatatgaaaaaattattaaaaaatttgaaattcaacttgcacatcaagattagaaaaatccagtaaaagtacacctcccgacaacgagactctttcccgatttacaagattaattttaaaatgaatttttcgacgatccaaccgtacggttgttaagatatatcaattttagtaatatgaaaaaatcattaaaaaaattgaaatttatcttgcatgtcaggattagaaaaatccagtaaaagtacccctcctcacaatcccgatttacaagattaatttttaaaattatttttttgacgatcgaaccgtacggatgttaagatatatcaaatttagtcataagaaaaaaatattaaaaaatttgaaattcatcttgcacgtcaagattagaaaattccagtaaaagtacccctcctgacaatgagactcattcccgatttccaagattaatttttaaaattattttttcgacgatctgaccgtatggatgttaagatatatcaattttagtcttaagaataaattattaaaaaaatttaaattcatcttgcacgtcaggattagaaaaatccaataaaagtacccctaccgacaacgagactcgttcccgatttacaagattaatttttaaaataattttttcaaagatccaaccgtacggatgttaagatatattagttttattcatataaaaaaattattaaaaaatctaaaattcatcttgcacgttagaattagaaaaatcagtaaaagtacccctcccgacaacgagactcgttaccgatttacaagattaatttttaaaatgattttttcaatgatccaactgtacgaatcttaagatatatcaattttagtcatacgaaaacattattaaaaaaattgaatttaatCTTGCACGTTAGGATTAAAAAAATCCAATAAA
This genomic interval from Apium graveolens cultivar Ventura chromosome 8, ASM990537v1, whole genome shotgun sequence contains the following:
- the LOC141680421 gene encoding uncharacterized protein LOC141680421; translated protein: MSFGLINAGATYQRLVNMMFKNQIGRTMEVYVDDMLVKSKEENDHVKHVMEMFNILRRFHIKLNPQKCKEFFKAFKVEGKYFVWTPKCEEAFRKIKEQAGNPAMLSKPLDEESLILYLAVLEYSISAVLVREEDVQQSPAYYEAAPVFQAHRIEVRTTYPLRKVLHKPESSGKMLKWVVELGQFDWEYTPRTTIIGKALPDFLLEFDSQIDGKALVVLHPSHPEGVLEEFQHPWWVLHMDGVVNNGEAGAGIVLVSPEGHHLMSVIQFKFYATNNDAEYEALINGLKIALEMGVRNLISKNDSELVVNQVNGGFQARGPRT